Proteins encoded together in one Saccopteryx leptura isolate mSacLep1 chromosome 7, mSacLep1_pri_phased_curated, whole genome shotgun sequence window:
- the SLC23A3 gene encoding solute carrier family 23 member 3 isoform X1: MSRSHAHPIRLGSVGSQGVPITLPPRPTVQDPSSFSWASLCGPPPWGLSCLLALQHILVLASLLCASHLLLLRSFPPGGLAYSPAHLLASSLFSCGVSTALQTWMGSRLPLVQAPSFEFLVPALVLTNQKLPLAFQTPGNSSHTLPLCEGPGCGSPDVWNTSLREVSGAVVVSGLLQGAVGLLRIPGYLFPHCGPLVLAPSLVVAGLSAHKEVALFCSGHWGLALLLILLIVVCSQHLGSCQLPPCPWRPASPCTHTPVFRLLSVLVPAASVWVISAPLDLGVTPRELSAPTKAPWFWLPHPAEWVWPLLTPRALAAGTSMALAASTSSLGCYALCGRLLRLPPPPPHACSRGLSLEGLGSVLAGLLGSPVGTASSFPNVGTVSLIQAGPRRVAQLVGPLCVGLGLSPRLAQLLTAIPLPVLGGVLGVTQAVVLSTGFSTFHLADIDSGRNVFIVGFSIFMALLLPRWLRDAPVLLSTGWSPLDVLLRSLLTEPIFLAGLLGFLLENTIPGTQLERGLGQGLPSPFAAQETQVPQKSRDKAAQEYELPFPLQNPCPCIPQPICCLCPLPEDPGNEEEGSAEPGETADLLPGLGEQCPGSSREEIRSH, translated from the exons ATGAGCCGATCACACGCCCATCCCATCCGACTGGGATCCGTGGGCTCCCAGGGGGTCCCGATTACCCTGCCACCAAGGCCGACTGTCCAagatccctcctccttctcttgggCCTCTCTGTGTGGGCCTCCTCCCTGGGGCCTCAGCTGTCTCCTGGCTCTGCAG CATATCTTGGTCCTGGCTTCTCTGCTCTGTGCCTCGCACCTGCTCCTGCTTCGAAGTTTCCCCCCGGGAGGACTCGCTTACTCCCCTGCCCACCTCCTGGCCTCCAGCCTCTTTTCATGTGGTGTGTCTACCGCCCTGCAAACCTGGATGGGCAGCAG GCTGCCTCTTGTCCAGGCTCCGTCCTTTGAGTTCCTCGTCCCTGCTCTGGTGCTGACCAACCAGAAGCTGCCTCTGGCCTTCCAGACACCTGGAAACT CCTCCCACACGCTGCCCTTGTGTGAGGGCCCTGGCTGCGGGAGCCCGGATGTCTGGAACACTTCTCTCCGGGAG GTGTCTGGGGCAGTGGTGGTGTCCGGGCTGCTGCAGGGTGCAGTGGGACTGTTGAGGATTCCCGGCTACTTGTTCCCCCACTGTGGACCCCTGGTGCTGGCCCCCAGCCTGGTGGTGGCAGGGCTCTCTGCCCACAAGGAGGTGGCCCTATTCTGCTCCGGTCACTGGGGGCTGGCCTTGCT GCTTATCCTGCTCATAGTGGTctgttctcagcacctgggctcctGCCAGTTACCCCCGTGCCCCTGGAGGCCAGCGTCACCTTGCACTCACACCCCTGTCTTTCGGCTCCTCTCG GTGCTGGTCCCAGCGGCCAGTGTGTGGGTCATCTCCGCCCCTCTGGATCTCGGCGTCACCCCCCGGGAGCTGTCTGCCCCCACTAAAGCACCGTGGTTTTGGCTGCCTCACCCAG cCGAGTGGGTCTGGCCCTTGCTGACACCCCGGGCTCTGGCTGCAGGCACCTCCATGGCCTTGGCAGCCTCCACCAGCTCCCTGGGCTGCTACGCTCTGTGTGGCCGGCTGCTGCGTTTGCCTCCTCCACCTCCGCATGCCTGCAGTCGGGGGCTGAGCCTGGAGGGCCTGGGCAGTGTGCTGGCTGGGCTTCTGGGGAGCCCCGTGGGCACTGCATCCAGCTTCCCCAACGTGGGCACAGTGAGTCTTATCCAG GCTGGACCTCGGCGCGTGGCCCAGCTGGTGGGGCCGCTCTGCGTGGGGCTCGGGCTCTCCCCACGGCTGGCCCAGCTCCTCACCGCCATCCCGCTGCCTGTGCTGG GTGGGGTGCTGGGTGTGACCCAGGCTGTGGTTCTGTCCACTGGATTCTCCACCTTCCACCTGGCTGACATCGACTCCGGGCGGAATGTCTTCATTGTCGGCTTCTCCATCTTCATGGCCCTGCTGCTGCCAAGATGGCTCCGCGACGCTCCAGTCCTGCTGAGCacag GCTGGAGCCCCTTGGATGTGTTACTTCGCTCGCTGCTCACAGAGCCCATCTTCCTGGCGGGACTCTTGGGCTTCCTCCTAGAGAATACCATTCCTG GTACACAGCTTGAGCGAGGCCTAGGTCAAGGGCTGCCATCCCCTTTCGCTGCCCAAGAGACTCAGGTGCCTCAGAAGTCCAGGGACAAGGCTGCTCAAGAGTATgagcttcctttccccctccaaaACCCGTGTCCCTGCATTCCCCAGCCCATCTGTTGCCTCTGCCCACTACCTGAAGACCCTGGGAACGAGGAAGAAGGATCTGCAGAGCCAGGGGAGACAGCTGACTTGCTGCCTGGTTTGGGGGAGCAGTGCCCAGGGTCTAGCAGAGAAGAAATCAGGTCCCATTAA
- the SLC23A3 gene encoding solute carrier family 23 member 3 isoform X2, whose amino-acid sequence MSRSHAHPIRLGSVGSQGVPITLPPRPTVQDPSSFSWASLCGPPPWGLSCLLALQHILVLASLLCASHLLLLRSFPPGGLAYSPAHLLASSLFSCGVSTALQTWMGSRLPLVQAPSFEFLVPALVLTNQKLPLAFQTPGNSSHTLPLCEGPGCGSPDVWNTSLREVSGAVVVSGLLQGAVGLLRIPGYLFPHCGPLVLAPSLVVAGLSAHKEVALFCSGHWGLALLTWAPASYPRAPGGQRHLALTPLSFGSSRCLPPLKHRGFGCLTQAGPRRVAQLVGPLCVGLGLSPRLAQLLTAIPLPVLGGVLGVTQAVVLSTGFSTFHLADIDSGRNVFIVGFSIFMALLLPRWLRDAPVLLSTGWSPLDVLLRSLLTEPIFLAGLLGFLLENTIPGTQLERGLGQGLPSPFAAQETQVPQKSRDKAAQEYELPFPLQNPCPCIPQPICCLCPLPEDPGNEEEGSAEPGETADLLPGLGEQCPGSSREEIRSH is encoded by the exons ATGAGCCGATCACACGCCCATCCCATCCGACTGGGATCCGTGGGCTCCCAGGGGGTCCCGATTACCCTGCCACCAAGGCCGACTGTCCAagatccctcctccttctcttgggCCTCTCTGTGTGGGCCTCCTCCCTGGGGCCTCAGCTGTCTCCTGGCTCTGCAG CATATCTTGGTCCTGGCTTCTCTGCTCTGTGCCTCGCACCTGCTCCTGCTTCGAAGTTTCCCCCCGGGAGGACTCGCTTACTCCCCTGCCCACCTCCTGGCCTCCAGCCTCTTTTCATGTGGTGTGTCTACCGCCCTGCAAACCTGGATGGGCAGCAG GCTGCCTCTTGTCCAGGCTCCGTCCTTTGAGTTCCTCGTCCCTGCTCTGGTGCTGACCAACCAGAAGCTGCCTCTGGCCTTCCAGACACCTGGAAACT CCTCCCACACGCTGCCCTTGTGTGAGGGCCCTGGCTGCGGGAGCCCGGATGTCTGGAACACTTCTCTCCGGGAG GTGTCTGGGGCAGTGGTGGTGTCCGGGCTGCTGCAGGGTGCAGTGGGACTGTTGAGGATTCCCGGCTACTTGTTCCCCCACTGTGGACCCCTGGTGCTGGCCCCCAGCCTGGTGGTGGCAGGGCTCTCTGCCCACAAGGAGGTGGCCCTATTCTGCTCCGGTCACTGGGGGCTGGCCTTGCT cacctgggctcctGCCAGTTACCCCCGTGCCCCTGGAGGCCAGCGTCACCTTGCACTCACACCCCTGTCTTTCGGCTCCTCTCG CTGTCTGCCCCCACTAAAGCACCGTGGTTTTGGCTGCCTCACCCAG GCTGGACCTCGGCGCGTGGCCCAGCTGGTGGGGCCGCTCTGCGTGGGGCTCGGGCTCTCCCCACGGCTGGCCCAGCTCCTCACCGCCATCCCGCTGCCTGTGCTGG GTGGGGTGCTGGGTGTGACCCAGGCTGTGGTTCTGTCCACTGGATTCTCCACCTTCCACCTGGCTGACATCGACTCCGGGCGGAATGTCTTCATTGTCGGCTTCTCCATCTTCATGGCCCTGCTGCTGCCAAGATGGCTCCGCGACGCTCCAGTCCTGCTGAGCacag GCTGGAGCCCCTTGGATGTGTTACTTCGCTCGCTGCTCACAGAGCCCATCTTCCTGGCGGGACTCTTGGGCTTCCTCCTAGAGAATACCATTCCTG GTACACAGCTTGAGCGAGGCCTAGGTCAAGGGCTGCCATCCCCTTTCGCTGCCCAAGAGACTCAGGTGCCTCAGAAGTCCAGGGACAAGGCTGCTCAAGAGTATgagcttcctttccccctccaaaACCCGTGTCCCTGCATTCCCCAGCCCATCTGTTGCCTCTGCCCACTACCTGAAGACCCTGGGAACGAGGAAGAAGGATCTGCAGAGCCAGGGGAGACAGCTGACTTGCTGCCTGGTTTGGGGGAGCAGTGCCCAGGGTCTAGCAGAGAAGAAATCAGGTCCCATTAA
- the CNPPD1 gene encoding protein CNPPD1 — protein MDLAGLLLDEEGTFSLTGFQDFSFLPGHQKLSARIRRRLYYGWDWDADCSLEELSSPMADIAVELLQKAAPSPIRRLQKKYVAHVSREACISPCAMMLALVYIERLRHRNPDYLQHVSSSDLFLISMMVASKYLYDEGEEEEVFNDEWGAAGGVAVPTLNALERGFLSAMDWRLYTDPQEIFEVLSWLESCVADHQGRRRGWYTYTDLCVLLEQPAWQLALASLCHQLAKLSCLLAVAYVSSVALAVASVAVIHQSLGLSCSPPPGPPDLGLASRCLLEPCVPPPMPQCLPSPANVSSHLEGNVGLHSLWSSLLASLSPPPLPPPDPPAPPILRNCPLCQKLQKDLPTCRACHHSNHTGPTGRPSPWYNSHGLVSSWPRSPMPSLLPQPQQCSLLSIVELARLKSFIFPG, from the exons ATGGACCTAGCTGGGCTCCTGCTGGACGAAGAAGGCACCTTCTCTCTCACCGGCTTCCAGGACTTCTCG TTCCTCCCGGGACACCAGAAGCTGAGTGCCAGGATCCGGAGAAGACTGTACTATGGCTGGGACTGGGACGCGGACTGTAGCCTGGAGGAGCTCTCCAGCCCCATGGCAG ACATTGCTGTAGAATTGCTCCAGaaggcagcccccagccccattCGCCGACTCCAGAAGAAATATGTTGCCCATGTGTCCCG GGAGGCGTGCATCTCCCCCTGTGCTATGATGCTAGCCCTGGTGTACATTGAGCGGCTCCGGCACCGAAACCCCGACTACCTACAGCATGTGTCCTcctctgacttgttcctgatctccaTG ATGGTGGCTAGTAAATACCTCTATgatgaaggggaagaggaggaggtctTCAACGATGAATGGGGAGCTGCAGGGGGTGTGGCTGTGCCCACTCTCAACGCCCTGGAGAGGGGCTTCCTGAGTGCTATG GATTGGCGTCTCTACACTGACCCTCAGGAGATCTTTGAGGTGCTGAGCTGGTTAGAGAGCTG TGTGGCTGATCATCAGGGACGGCGACGGGGCTGGTACACCTACACAGACCTGTGTGTGCTGTTGGAGCAGCCAGCCTGGCAGCTGGCCCTGGCCTCCCTCTGCCATCAGCTGGCAAAG CTATCCTGCCTGTTGGCTGTGGCGTATGTGAgcagtgtggccctggctgtggcatCAGTGGCTGTAATACACCAGTCCTTGGGGCTGTCCTGCAGTCCCCCACCTGGTCCCCCAGACCTTGGACTGGCCTCCAGGTGCCTCTTGGAACCCTGCGTACCTCCTCCTATGCCACAGTGCCTGCCATCTCCTGCTAATGTCTCCAGCCACCTGGAAGGCAACGTAGGGCTGCATTCACTCTGGAGCAGTCTCCTGGCCTCACTGAGTCCCCCACCCTTGCCTCCCCCGgaccctcctgcccctcccattCTCCGTAACTGTCCCCTTTGCCAGAAGCTCCAGAAAGACTTGCCAACCTGTCGTGCCTGCCACCATTCCAACCATACGGGCCCTACAGGGCGCCCAAGCCCCTGGTACAACTCCCATGGCCTGGTGTCCTCCTGGCCCCGGAGCCCAATGCCCTCTCTGCTCCCACAGCCCCAGCAGTGTTCCCTTCTCAGCATCGTGGAGCTGGCCCGCCTCAAGTCTTTCATCTTCCCTGGCTAG
- the RETREG2 gene encoding reticulophagy regulator 2 isoform X1, with protein MASGGGGNTGAAGGPGPGLSFGLALSVGMGEAASEAEDEAAAAEAVGRLATALWLRLRGWEAVLAAAQRLLVWEKPLHSLVTAAALNGLFWLLSSSSLRPIFLLSVSLLAYFLLDLWQPRFLPDVSASTPEEPHSDSEGAGSGARPHLLSVPELCRYLAESWLTFQIHLQELLQYKRQNPAQFCARVCSGCAMLAVLGHYVPGIMISYIVLLSILLWPLVVYHELIQRMYTRLEPLLMQLDYSMKAEADSLHHKHDKRKRQGKNAPPEGDEPLAETESESEAELAGFSPVVDVKKTALALAITDSELSDEEASILESGGFSVSRATTPQLTDVSEDLDQQSLPSEPEEALSRELGEGEETELAPPEDLLGPPQALARQGLDSEEEEEEEEEEDAAAKETLLRLSSPLHFVNTHFNGAGSPTDEVRLSPGGPVETPSPEAVSGNPTTPSSTLPPLLCLAESDPAPSLSVPPPLPQDSPQPLPAPEEEEALTTEDFELLDQGELEQLNAELGLGPETSPEPPDAPPPPSLGPNPPPLLQSDQEAQSMAEP; from the exons ATGGCGAGCGGCGGCGGGGGTAACACCGGCGCGGCTGGGGGCCCGGGGCCGGGCCTGAGCTTCGGCCTGGCTCTGAGCGTGGGCATGGGTGAGGCCGCCAGCGAGGCGGAGGACGAGGCGGCCGCGGCCGAGGCGGTGGGGCGCCTGGCCACGGCGCTGTGGCTGCGGCTCCGCGGCTGGGAGGCCGTGCTGGCCGCCGCGCAGCGGCTGTTGGTGTGGGAGAAGCCGCTGCACAGCTTGGTCACGGCGGCCGCGCTCAACGGCCTCTTCTG GTTGCTGTCTTCGTCGTCCCTTCGGCCCATCTTCCTCCTGAGCGTCTCACTTCTGGCCTATTTTCTGCTGGATCTGTGGCAGCCTCGCTTCCTCCCCGACGTCTCAG cATCAACCCCAGAGGAGCCACACTCGGACAG TGAGGGTGCGGGGTCAGGCGCCCGGCCGCACCTGCTGAGTGTGCCCGAGTTGTGCAGATACCTGGCTGAGAGCTGGCTCACCTTCCAGATTCATCTGCAGGAGCTGCTGCAGTACAAGAGGCAGAATCCAGCTCAG TTCTGTGCTCGAGTCTGCTCCGGCTGTGCTATGTTGGCTGTGCTGGGACACTATGTTCCAGGGATTATGATTTCCTACATTGTCT TGCTGAGTATCCTGCTGTGGCCCCTGGTGGTTTATCATGAGCTGATCCAGAGGATGTATACTCGCCTGGAGCCCCTGCTCATGCAGCTGGACTACAGCATGAAGGCCGAAGCTGACAGCCTGCATCACAAACACGACAAGAGGA AGCGGCAAGGGAAGAACGCACCCCCTGAAGGcgatgagccactggctgagacaGAGAGCGAAAGCGAGGCAGAGCTGGCTGGCTTCTCCCCGGTG GTGGATGTGAAGAAAACAGCCCTGGCTTTGGCCATTACAGACTCAGAGCTGTCAGATGAGGAGGCATCTATCTTGGAGAGTGGTGGCTTCTCAGTATCCCGGGCCACAACTCCACAACTAACTGATGTCTCGGAGG ATTTGGACCAGCAGAGCCTGCCAAGTGAGCCAGAGGAAGCTCTGAGccgggagctgggggagggagaggagacagagttgGCCCCTCCAGAAGACCTGCTGGGCCCCCCGCAGGCCCTCGCAAGGCAAGGCCTGgactcagaggaggaggaggaggaggaggaggaggaagatgcagCAGCCAAGGAAACCTTGCTTCGGCTCTCGTCCCCCCTTCACTTTGTGAACACGCACTTCAATGGGGCAGGCTCTCCCACAGATGAAGTGAGGCTCTCCCCTGGAGGACCAGTGGAGACACCGAGCCCAGAGGCAGTGAGTGGTAATCCCACCACTCCCTCGAGCACCCTGCCCCCCCTACTTTGCCTTGCTGAAAGTGACCCAGCCCCTTCCCTCTCGGTGCCCCCACCTCTTCCCCAGGACTCACCCCAGCCCCTGCCTGCCCCTGAGGAAGAAGAGGCACTCACCACTGAGGACTTTGAGTTGCTGGATCAGGGGGAGCTGGAGCAGCTGAATGCAGAGCTGGGGTTGGGGCCAGAGACATCCCCAGAGCCTCCTGATGCTCCACCCCCTCCATCCTTAGGGCCCAACCCCCCTCCTCTGTTACAGTCAGACCAAGAGGCGCAGTCCATGGCCGAGCCATGA
- the RETREG2 gene encoding reticulophagy regulator 2 isoform X2 — protein sequence MASGGGGNTGAAGGPGPGLSFGLALSVGMGEAASEAEDEAAAAEAVGRLATALWLRLRGWEAVLAAAQRLLVWEKPLHSLVTAAALNGLFWLLSSSSLRPIFLLSVSLLAYFLLDLWQPRFLPDVSASTPEEPHSDSEGAGSGARPHLLSVPELCRYLAESWLTFQIHLQELLQYKRQNPAQFCARVCSGCAMLAVLGHYVPGIMISYIVLLSILLWPLVVYHELIQRMYTRLEPLLMQLDYSMKAEADSLHHKHDKRKRQGKNAPPEGDEPLAETESESEAELAGFSPVVDVKKTALALAITDSELSDEEASILESGGFSVSRATTPQLTDVSEDLDQQSLPSEPEEALSRELGEGEETELAPPEDLLGPPQALARQGLDSEEEEEEEEEEDAAAKETLLRLSSPLHFVNTHFNGAGSPTDEVRLSPGGPVETPSPEADSPQPLPAPEEEEALTTEDFELLDQGELEQLNAELGLGPETSPEPPDAPPPPSLGPNPPPLLQSDQEAQSMAEP from the exons ATGGCGAGCGGCGGCGGGGGTAACACCGGCGCGGCTGGGGGCCCGGGGCCGGGCCTGAGCTTCGGCCTGGCTCTGAGCGTGGGCATGGGTGAGGCCGCCAGCGAGGCGGAGGACGAGGCGGCCGCGGCCGAGGCGGTGGGGCGCCTGGCCACGGCGCTGTGGCTGCGGCTCCGCGGCTGGGAGGCCGTGCTGGCCGCCGCGCAGCGGCTGTTGGTGTGGGAGAAGCCGCTGCACAGCTTGGTCACGGCGGCCGCGCTCAACGGCCTCTTCTG GTTGCTGTCTTCGTCGTCCCTTCGGCCCATCTTCCTCCTGAGCGTCTCACTTCTGGCCTATTTTCTGCTGGATCTGTGGCAGCCTCGCTTCCTCCCCGACGTCTCAG cATCAACCCCAGAGGAGCCACACTCGGACAG TGAGGGTGCGGGGTCAGGCGCCCGGCCGCACCTGCTGAGTGTGCCCGAGTTGTGCAGATACCTGGCTGAGAGCTGGCTCACCTTCCAGATTCATCTGCAGGAGCTGCTGCAGTACAAGAGGCAGAATCCAGCTCAG TTCTGTGCTCGAGTCTGCTCCGGCTGTGCTATGTTGGCTGTGCTGGGACACTATGTTCCAGGGATTATGATTTCCTACATTGTCT TGCTGAGTATCCTGCTGTGGCCCCTGGTGGTTTATCATGAGCTGATCCAGAGGATGTATACTCGCCTGGAGCCCCTGCTCATGCAGCTGGACTACAGCATGAAGGCCGAAGCTGACAGCCTGCATCACAAACACGACAAGAGGA AGCGGCAAGGGAAGAACGCACCCCCTGAAGGcgatgagccactggctgagacaGAGAGCGAAAGCGAGGCAGAGCTGGCTGGCTTCTCCCCGGTG GTGGATGTGAAGAAAACAGCCCTGGCTTTGGCCATTACAGACTCAGAGCTGTCAGATGAGGAGGCATCTATCTTGGAGAGTGGTGGCTTCTCAGTATCCCGGGCCACAACTCCACAACTAACTGATGTCTCGGAGG ATTTGGACCAGCAGAGCCTGCCAAGTGAGCCAGAGGAAGCTCTGAGccgggagctgggggagggagaggagacagagttgGCCCCTCCAGAAGACCTGCTGGGCCCCCCGCAGGCCCTCGCAAGGCAAGGCCTGgactcagaggaggaggaggaggaggaggaggaggaagatgcagCAGCCAAGGAAACCTTGCTTCGGCTCTCGTCCCCCCTTCACTTTGTGAACACGCACTTCAATGGGGCAGGCTCTCCCACAGATGAAGTGAGGCTCTCCCCTGGAGGACCAGTGGAGACACCGAGCCCAGAGGCA GACTCACCCCAGCCCCTGCCTGCCCCTGAGGAAGAAGAGGCACTCACCACTGAGGACTTTGAGTTGCTGGATCAGGGGGAGCTGGAGCAGCTGAATGCAGAGCTGGGGTTGGGGCCAGAGACATCCCCAGAGCCTCCTGATGCTCCACCCCCTCCATCCTTAGGGCCCAACCCCCCTCCTCTGTTACAGTCAGACCAAGAGGCGCAGTCCATGGCCGAGCCATGA
- the RETREG2 gene encoding reticulophagy regulator 2 isoform X3, with protein sequence MLAVLGHYVPGIMISYIVLLSILLWPLVVYHELIQRMYTRLEPLLMQLDYSMKAEADSLHHKHDKRKRQGKNAPPEGDEPLAETESESEAELAGFSPVVDVKKTALALAITDSELSDEEASILESGGFSVSRATTPQLTDVSEDLDQQSLPSEPEEALSRELGEGEETELAPPEDLLGPPQALARQGLDSEEEEEEEEEEDAAAKETLLRLSSPLHFVNTHFNGAGSPTDEVRLSPGGPVETPSPEAVSGNPTTPSSTLPPLLCLAESDPAPSLSVPPPLPQDSPQPLPAPEEEEALTTEDFELLDQGELEQLNAELGLGPETSPEPPDAPPPPSLGPNPPPLLQSDQEAQSMAEP encoded by the exons ATGTTGGCTGTGCTGGGACACTATGTTCCAGGGATTATGATTTCCTACATTGTCT TGCTGAGTATCCTGCTGTGGCCCCTGGTGGTTTATCATGAGCTGATCCAGAGGATGTATACTCGCCTGGAGCCCCTGCTCATGCAGCTGGACTACAGCATGAAGGCCGAAGCTGACAGCCTGCATCACAAACACGACAAGAGGA AGCGGCAAGGGAAGAACGCACCCCCTGAAGGcgatgagccactggctgagacaGAGAGCGAAAGCGAGGCAGAGCTGGCTGGCTTCTCCCCGGTG GTGGATGTGAAGAAAACAGCCCTGGCTTTGGCCATTACAGACTCAGAGCTGTCAGATGAGGAGGCATCTATCTTGGAGAGTGGTGGCTTCTCAGTATCCCGGGCCACAACTCCACAACTAACTGATGTCTCGGAGG ATTTGGACCAGCAGAGCCTGCCAAGTGAGCCAGAGGAAGCTCTGAGccgggagctgggggagggagaggagacagagttgGCCCCTCCAGAAGACCTGCTGGGCCCCCCGCAGGCCCTCGCAAGGCAAGGCCTGgactcagaggaggaggaggaggaggaggaggaggaagatgcagCAGCCAAGGAAACCTTGCTTCGGCTCTCGTCCCCCCTTCACTTTGTGAACACGCACTTCAATGGGGCAGGCTCTCCCACAGATGAAGTGAGGCTCTCCCCTGGAGGACCAGTGGAGACACCGAGCCCAGAGGCAGTGAGTGGTAATCCCACCACTCCCTCGAGCACCCTGCCCCCCCTACTTTGCCTTGCTGAAAGTGACCCAGCCCCTTCCCTCTCGGTGCCCCCACCTCTTCCCCAGGACTCACCCCAGCCCCTGCCTGCCCCTGAGGAAGAAGAGGCACTCACCACTGAGGACTTTGAGTTGCTGGATCAGGGGGAGCTGGAGCAGCTGAATGCAGAGCTGGGGTTGGGGCCAGAGACATCCCCAGAGCCTCCTGATGCTCCACCCCCTCCATCCTTAGGGCCCAACCCCCCTCCTCTGTTACAGTCAGACCAAGAGGCGCAGTCCATGGCCGAGCCATGA